Proteins encoded by one window of Salvia splendens isolate huo1 chromosome 7, SspV2, whole genome shotgun sequence:
- the LOC121741320 gene encoding 40S ribosomal protein S12-like codes for MSGEEPVVVDTPVAVAASTLGEPMDIMTALQLVLKKSMAHGGLVRGLHEAAKAIEKHAALLCVLAEDCDQPDYIKLVKALCSDHNVNLISVASAKTLGEWSGLCKIDSEGKARKVVGAACVVVKDFGEESEGLHIVQEYVKSH; via the exons ATGTCTGG AGAAGAGCCTGTTGTTGTTGATACCccagtggcggtggcggcttCCACCCTTGGTGAGCCTATGGATATCATGACTGCTCTGCAGCTTGTGCTCAAGAAGTCGATGGCACATGGAGGTCTTGTTCGGGGTCTTCATGAGGCCGCAAAGGCCATTGAGAAGCATGCTGCCCTCTTGTGTGTGTTGGCGGAGGACTGCGACCAACCTGACTACATTAAGTTGGTCAAAGCATTGTGTTCCGATCACAATGTCAACCTTATTTCCGTTGCAAGTGCCAAGACCCTTGGGGAATGGTCTGGT TTGTGCAAGATTGACTCTGAAGGCAAGGCCAGGAAGGTTGTCGGAGCTGCTTGTGTTGTCGTGAAG GATTTTGGTGAGGAGAGTGAAGGGCTTCACATCGTGCAAGAGTATGTCAAGTCTCACTGA